CCGCCGTCACGCGTCCCTGAGGGCTGGGCTTGCCATCTCGCGACCCGACGTTCGCGGAGGGGCGGACCCTCAGACCCCGGCTCCTGTACTTCCTCGACGGGGCGGCGGAGGCTCCTGCCGTCAGCGCCGATGTCACTGGTGTCGATCACGTGCATCCTCCGGTCGTCCTCGCCCGGCCGTCCCACGGCACCGATCGCCACATCCACATTACGAAGAGCCTCCCGACCTGCGCTGCCTCTCATCTCCAGCGCCTTCGTCCCGACCGACGCGATGCCGGGTGCTACCCAGGGTGCGCCAGGACTTCGGGCGAGGAATGGGTGAAAACTGGATTCCAGCGCTCTCGCCTGGCTCCTCGTGCGGGGGTGCGGCGAGAGCGCCAGCAGGCCCGCCGGCGCTCCCGCCACCGTCACCCCGACAAGTGGTGCCCGCCATTGCGGCTGGTCCGAACGGACTGCGGGAAGAGGTGGTGGAGTGTGCCGACCGGGAAGGTCGCGCCCCTGATCCGTGATGTCCCGCCTCGCCCAGATGCTGCCTCCCATCCCTGGTCGTCCTAGAAGTGTCAGGCGGTGCGCTGGTCGTGGCGGTCTTGGCGGAGCTGGTCGGCATGCCGGGCCAGGGCGTGGATGTGGTCGGCGAGGGCCGAGTCCTCGGGGCGCAGGTGGGGTCGGGTGTCGGTCAGGGGCTGGAGGAGGCGGGCGGCGTCGTTGTCGGCGAGGGCCCGGTTCAGGGCGCTGACGGCTCCTGGGCGCCGGCTGCCTCCTCGCTGACAGGGCCGGCTATGTTTCAGCCATTGATGCTCACGGTGACGAGCGATTGGCTTTCCCTCCGCATACTTGTGGCGTTCAGATGCCGATCGTGCCTGCGTAGGGGGCTACCGGAGCACGACCGTGACGCCGCGCCGTTCGAGGAGTTGCACGATCTCCTCGAAGTAGGAGAGTTGACCCTCCGGATCCTCCACAACATCCGCCAGTGCGCGGCGTGCGACTTCAGAGTCATGCCAGGTCAAGGTGAAGGGCGGGGCCACTCCGAATCCACCGCACAGGCAGTCCTTGAAGGCGTTCCACTCCCGGCCGAAGTAGCGGCCAGGTCCGAGCAAGGCCTCGGCGATCGCGCAGTGCAGCCCGGGGACGTCCGTGACGAACCGGCCGTCGAGATGGTACTCGCCGCCAGAGCGGTCCGGTCGAGGCGCGGGCACCCGCCAGGCACGGGTGGTGAGGTCGAGCCAAGCGGCCCTGCCCTGCGAGTCATACGGCGCCCACATGTTGGGGGCTTCTGGCGGGCCCTGATACCACTCCGCCCAGATCGAGCGGGCCGCCGACGATGGTCGATCGGCGCCGCCATCGGTGAGGGTTATGTCTTCCAGCCCATCGCCGAGCACAGACGGGCGCGCTCCGGTGATGGCCAGGCCCACGGAGCGCGAGGCCATCACAGCGCCATGGCGATCCAGCACCAGGAGATCGGCCCAGCCCCGTGTCCACCGGCGTGGTCGCTGAGTCCCTACGAGCAGTGGTTCCGTAGCCTCGCAGCCGATCAGCTCCATCGAGACAGGGGCCGGGTCCGCTCGCGGATTGAACAGGCCGTCCACATCGGAGCACCGGCCTGCACTTGCAGCAGCGACCGTCGTTCCCGCGAAAAGCTCGAAGCGTGGTGTCGCAGGCACTTCGAAGAAGCTCTCGTCGTTCCTGACGCCGGCACCGAGCACAATGTCGTACCGTGCCGGGTCGCCGGGGTGGGGCTGATGGGCCACCACGACCGCATCGACGAGAGTCCACCACTGCACGGGCTGCTCGTCGTCCCAGACCTCGACGCCCACGTCGCCCAGACCCCGAAACGAGACGCCGGGCTCGGCCAGGACCTCGCTCAGGAAGTCATCGGGGCTGCATCCGCGGAGGGTGAGGATCTCCCGTGGCGGCGGGACCGGGTCGACGAACAGCCCTTCGACGCCCGCACACCTCCCCCAGAGCTGTTCCACGCCGTCTTCGTCCTCCTGCACCAGGAGGTACTTCACCGGGAAGCCCCGATCCCACCGAGCGTGATCTGTGATGCGCACCCAACCCCCGAACATGTGAGCAACCTTCGCGCCACGATACGGACCCTGCCAGCCCTGGCCAGGAAGGGGACGGGCTTCCGAGTTCGGTTACGTCTCGTCGACGGCGCCCGGATCACGTAGGGGCACAGGCCGCCGGGCAGCTCCCCCGTCCCATCTGGCGGGCGAGCGAGCCCGGGGCTGCCGGACAGGCGTCCGCGAATCGCGGACAGGAGTGATCGCGTCGGATAACTCCCCTTATCCGACGCGACAGAACGGGACGGGACGACGGGTCAGTCCTCGCGTCGCGATCTCCCCGTGGAAGGGACACCCCAGACCGATGACAGCCGACGCCCGCACCGAGTTCCGCACCCTGCACTACGGCGACGACATCACCACCGCACACGTCGACGGCCTGACCGACTTCCTGATCACCAAGCTGGACGCAACCAAGTCGGCGTCCGAGAAGGACACGGACGCCCGCCGGGCCGCCGAAGCCCTCCGAGCCCTGGTCCACGACATCGCCGACGGCGTGCGGCATGGCATCAGGAACCGCAACGCGGAGCGCGTCCGCGACATCGACTCGGAGTGGATCCTGAGCTACCGGCAGGAAGTACGCCGGGAGTGGAACCGGCTCGTGGAGCTGGCCGACCGCTGGCGAGACACCAGCGACGCCTACCGGTACGCGCCCTGGGCGCGGATCGAACACCACAACGCCGAGGCCGAAGCCAGGGCCATCGCGGATCGCGCGGCGAAGGAAGCCGCGGCGGCCGGCGAGCCCGAGGTTCACGCGGACCGGATCACCCGCGCACACCTCGACGCCCTGCACGGCTTCCTGAAGAAGCACACCGACCGGCTTCTGGACCTGCACCAGGCCGGCACCGAGGAACACCGCGCCGCACTCGCTCTGGAGACGGCCATCGACATGACCCGCGACGACGTCCACATCTCGCTCTCCTATGACACCGACATCGACCAGGACCTCATGGAGCGCCGGGACGCCTGGAACCGCCTCCGCCACTTCGCACTGCCCTGGCAGGACGACCCGGCCTTCGACACCGCCCGCTGGCCGCGGGCCATGCACATCCCTCTGCGCGCCGCCGACGAGCGCCTGCCCGCCCAGGGCCGGACCGGGGAGGTCGACCGCCCATGACCGTGATCCTGGAGGCGGCCGCCGACGGCATCGCCGAGCCGCAGGCCGCCCCGGCGGTGCTGGACCCGGCGGCCGCCGAGCGCCAGGCGCTCATCGAGCGGTGGGCCGAGCGCCACGGCGTCGACGCCGCCCGCCGTCTGGCCGAGGCCGAAGACCTGGCCGACGCCGTCGCCGCCGAGATCACCCCGAACAACACCGTCGACACCTACGACGAGTCGTGGCGGGTGTGGGAACGGTTCTGCGCCGTCGCCCGGCTGCCGGAGCTGGAGGGCTCCCGGGGCGCCCTGGTGGCGTTCGTGACGTGGATGCTGCGCGAGGGCCAGCACAACGGCAAGGACTACGCCCCCAGTTCGGCCTCCACCCACCTGGCGGCCGCCGTCGTCGGGCTGCGCCAGCGCGGCGTGACGGTCTCCGGCGATGACCAGGCCGAGGCCCGCGCCGCGCTGGAGGGCCTGGCGGTCAAGCTCCTGCAGGCCGGGGAGCGGCGCGGCCGCGGACAGGCGGTCGGCGGCGACATCGACGGCCTGCGGGCCATCGCCCGCGCCTGCCCCGGCACCCTCGCGGGCGACCGCCGCACGACCGGCCGCCAGATCGACCTCGACAACCCCGACCACGGCGTCCCGGACGCCTTCTGGAACATCCCGATGGTGTCGCTCTTGCGGATGAGGTCGGGACTTCTTTGACGGCGTGGGCCATCGCGGACTGCATCCGCACCCCGAGGACGTCGAGCTTGAGCAGGCCGAGGTCTTCGACGTTCTCTGGGGGTTCAGTGGGGGTGGTGTGACGTTGCAGAAGCCCTCTCATAGGGTCCTACTGCAACAGGTCTCAGGGGGTGTGGCTCTGCGGCGGATCGTTGCGATCGAGCCGTGGAGGCAGAGTGAAAGTACGGGCTTTTCGTGTCGTGCTGCCGTCGGGTACCCGGTACTGGACGGTGGTTGACGACGACTTCGAGGTGGTCAAGGAAGCCGATCGGTTCCTGCGGGAGATCCGGCTCGCAAGGGGTCGAGCGGAGACGACAACTAACTGATAGTTTCAGAATGAGATTCGTTGAGGGGCTTGGCAGTTGGGTATCGTGTCGGCAGGATCTGGGGTGTGTCTGCTGATCTCGTGCCTGATGACCTGTGGGAACGTGTGGCCCCGTTACTGCCGGAACGTCCACCTCGCCGGCACCGGTATCCGGGGCGTCGGCCGGTGGACGATCGTGCGGCGTTGAGGGCCATCGTTTACGTGCTGTGCAAGAGCGTGAGCTGGCGGGACGTTCCAGCCGAGCGGTTCGGCTGCAGTGGTGTGACGGCCTGGCGTCGGCTTCGGGACTGGACCGAGGCCGGAGTGTGGCCCCGCCTCCACGAAGTCCTCCTGGCCGAGCTCCGGGCGGCCGGGCTGCTGGACATGGATGACGTTGCGATCGACGCCTCGCACGTCAGAGCCCTCAAAGGGGGGCTCACACCGGACCTTCGCCGGTCGACCGTGCCCGCCCCGGCAGCAAGCACCACCTCATCGTCGACCGCCACGGAACCCCACTCATCGTCTCCCTGACCAGTGGAAACCGTCACGACGTCACCCAGCTCATGCCCCTGCTGGACGCGATACCCCGCATCCGCGGGCTTCGAGGACGGCCACGTCACCGGCCCCGCCGGCTCTTCGCCGACCGCGGCTACGACTTCGACAAGTACCGGCGCCTGCTCAGAGCCCGCGGGATCACACCCAAGATCGCCCGACGCGGCACACTTCACGGATCCGGCCTGGGCAAGACCCGCTGGGTCGTCGAGCGAACCTTCGCCTGGCTGCACCAGTTCAAACGACTCCGCATCCGCTACGAGATACGAGCCGACCTCCACCTCGGCCTGCTCCAACTGGCCTGCAGCATCATCTGCTTACGCCGACTCCGAACCTCATTCTGAAACCATCAGTAAGGCGTACGCCGAGGGAGTCGTGCTGTTCTTCCGCTGGTGCACGGCCACGGGGAGGGACTGGAGGACTGCAGCCCAAGACATGGGGCTGTTCATGCTCTGGCTGAAGTGGACACCGGGCCGCGGCGGCAACGCTCCGGTCGTCGTGCCGGGGCCGGGGGCGAAGCCCGTTCGGGGCGAGATCCGGGTGAACAAGGTCCTGACCGCGGTGCGGATGTTCCTGCTCTACGGCGTCACGAACAAACTGGTGCCGGCCTCGGTGCTGGAGCAGATCTACGAGGTCGGTGACACCCGTGATCTGCCCGAGGCTGCCCAGGGCGAGAGCGACGGCATGCGGTTGCGGCTGCGCGCCCGGCACCGGGTCCAGGAGCCGGAGACGGACATCGACCGCGCCAGCGACGAGGAGGTCGTGGCGATGTTCCTGGCCTGCCGTTCCGCCCGCGACCGGCTGACGCTGCTGCTTCTCTCCCGCGTCGGCCTGCGGCCGGGACAGGTCGCGGGTCTGTACCGCAGCGACTGTCATCTGCTGATCGACTCCAGACCGCTGGGATGTGACATCGAGGGCGCCCACGTTCACATCGCCCGCCGACAGAACGAGAACGGCGCCTGGTCGAAGTCGAAGAAGACCTGGGCGATGCCGGTGGATTTCCTCGTGGTTCAGGCTTTCGATCAGTACGCGCTGGAACGCCATGAGCAACTGCCCTCCAGCGACAGCGACTTCCTCCTGATCAACCTCTTCCGGCCGCCCTACGGCAAGCCGGTCACGACGGACGCGATCGGCGAGCTCTGCGAGTCCTTGTCCCGCCGGGCCGGCCTGGGCCGGATAATCACGCCGCGGATGTGTCGCCACGCCATGGCCAGCAACGTCGCGGACGCCGGCGGCTCCCTGGACGAGGTCCAGGCCCTGCTCGGCCAGAAGAACCCGCACTCGCCCAGGCCCTATCTCCACCCGAGCCGCGCCCGGCTCCGGGACGCCATCGAGCGAGTCCCCTCTCCCCGCCTGCAGTTCGGGGGCGAGGGCCGATGACCATGATCAACGCCGTCGTCTCGTCCGCCGACTCCCCGGCGGACGAACTCAACGATCCCCTGCGCGAGGCCATCACGCCGGAGTTCCTGCAGCTCATGGGCTGGGACCCGCAGATCAGGCTGCTGTTCATCCCGCGCGACCACCCGCAGTTCAGCGCCCCGGAGTGCCTGGTCGCCGGCTGCGACAAGATGGTCTACTACGCCTTCCAGCAGGGCCTTTGCGTCGGCTGCATGCGGCGCTGGGAGAAGAGCGGACAGAGCATCGAGGAGTTCGCCGGGACCGCGAAGCGGTACTGGCGGGCCATCGGCGAGGTCACCTGCCAGGTTCCGCAGTGCGCCCGGCCCAGCAACGGCCTGGCCACCCCGCTCTGCGCGGCTCACCTCTATCAGCAGAAGCGGATCTACAAGATCCCGGTCGAAGAGTTCGTACAGCATCCCGACGTCGTCCCGCTGGAGGCGTTCGGCCCTTGCAACGTCGCCGCGTGCTACCGGCAACGTCAGAGCCCGGCCGGCTACTGCCCCGCGCACGCACAGCGCCGTCGGGCCGCGATCCGCAAGGGAACGCTCGGCGACGAGGACCACTGGCGCCGCACCACGAACGCGATCTCGCAGAACGGCGTGATCAGCCTGCGCGGACTACCCGATCGAGTGGTGCACGAAATCCTCTACGGGCTGCAGGAACGCGTGGCTGAGGGCGTGATGCAGAAGGACTACCTCCTGCGGCCGTTCTGCGACCGAGTCCGTTCCCAGCAGGTCGCCACCCTCGGCGAGCTCGACCTGAGCGCTTTCAACCACCAGACGAAGAACATCGCCACGGGCTTCCTCAAGCACCTCGGCCGTGTCGGTCTGACTCCGGAGACCGAGCGGCACAAGGACATCTGGTCCGGCTACGCGTTCGGCATGGTCGGCAACATCTACTTCGACAAGATCAGTCAGCTCTGGCTGCGGGAGGCCACGAAGTCGTGGGCCCTGGACGACATTCCCAAGCGTCGGGGCAAGAGCCGGACCGCCGTCCAGTCGCACATCAACGCGATCCTCCAGCTCTCGGACAGCCTGCGGCTGAACCGGCCCGATCGCGGCGAGGACGTTCGTGCCCTTGAGCGCGTCGACGTGACGATCTTTCTGCACCGGCTGCGGTTCCTGAACGAGCAAGGTGAGCTCAGCGGATACGCGCACGTCCGCGTGGTCCGTTACGTCCGGCGGCTGCTGAGCCGGATGCGGACCTTGGGTCTGACCCAGCGCGATCAGCCCCTGCACGGGATCAGCGAAACCTTCGGCCTGCAGGCCGAGGACGTCCCGGACGATCCCGAGGACAACGAGGCCGGCAAGGACCTGCCGGCCGAGGTGATGACTCAGCTCTGCCAGCACCTCGACGGCCTCGAAACCACGGGATCCTCCGAGATCCGCACCGGGGTCGAGCTGATCATCGACACCGGCCGCCGCCCCGCGGAGATCTGCAAGCTTCCCTACGACTGCCTCGAGCGTGATGACGACGGCAAGCTGACGCTGGTCTATGACAACCACAAGGCGGCCCGAAAGGCCCGTCGCCTGCCCATCAGTGGCGAGACCGGCGCCGTGATCATCGCCCAGCAGGAACGAGTACGGGCACGGTTCCCGAACACCCCCACCGCCGAGCTCAAGTTGCTGCCCACTGTGTTGACCAACGCCACGGGCACCAAGCCGATCACGGCTGAATGGCTGGCCGCCCGCCATCGCGCCTGGGTCGAGGGACTGCCCGAGTTCCTGGTCCCCACGGTCGTCACGATCAAGGGCCGCCAGGTCACCAAGATGCTGCCGTTCGACAAGGCGAAAATCTTCCCCTACGCCTACCGGCACACTTACGCCCAGCGGCACGCGGACGCCGGCGTCGCGCCCGATGCCCTGCAGTCCCTTATGGATCACCGCTAGCTGACGACCACTCAGCAGTACTACCGGGTCACCGAGACCCGCAAGCGCGAGGCCGTCGAGCGGGTCACCGCGATGCAGTTCGACCGGAACGGCAACCGTGTCTGGCGCAAGGCACAAGCCCTGCTCGACTCCGAGCACGCCCGCCGGGCCGTCGGCGAGGTCCAGGTCCCCTACGGACTCTGCACCGAGCCCACCAACGTCCAGGCCGGCGGGCACGACTGCCCCGTCCGCTTCCGCTGCGTCGGCTGCGATCACTTCCGCACCGACGTCTCCTACCTCCCCGACCTGGAGGCATACCTCGCCGATCTCCTCCGCGGCCGCGAACGCCTCGCCGCCTTCGCCGCCGATTCATGGGCCAAGGCCGAGGCCATGCCCTCCGACGAGGAGATCACCCGGGTCCGCCGCCTGGTCAAACGCGTCCGCGAAGACCTCGAGGACCTCACCGAGGAGGACCGCATCCAGATCAAGGAAGCCGTCGCCACGGTCCGCCGCACCCGCCGCGTCGTCTCACTCGGCTTGCCCCGCATCAGGCCGCCCCAGGACCTCCGCCCCGAAAGGCCCGCAGGATGACCAACCCCATGATCGAGGGCAAGCGCGCCGACTCGGCCCGCCGCCGCGAACGCGTCCTGAAAGCCATCGACGCCGCCGCCAAGAACGGTGGGGACATCACCGTCTCCGGCCTCGCCAGAGCCGCCCGGGTTGACCGCACCTTCCTCTATCGCCACCCCGACCTGCTCGAACGCGTCCATGCCGCCGCCAACACCCCTGTTGAGGAGGGCCGAACAGCAGCGGTCAGTCGGACTTCGCTGCAAACCGACCTCACAAACGCACTCGAACGCAATAAGCGTTTCGCGGCGCGGGTCCGGCAGCTGGAGAGCCGCCTGTCTTCCCAGCTCGGCGATGCCATCTGGGCCGAATCCGGTCTTGGCGCACCCGTCGACATCGACCACCTCCAGCGTCGCATCGCTCTCCTCGAGCAGGAGGTCGCCGCCAAGCAAGGCGAACTCGACGAGCGGACCGAGGAGCTGGAAGCTGCTCGAGCGGCCAATCGGGAGTTGACCCGGGCCCTGAACCACCGGCCTTGATCACGACTGGCCACGGTCCGTTCTGATCGCTCAGGTCACCCACGCCGGTTCTCGGCGGCCAAAGGCCGCCGAGAACCGCTCACGGGACAGTCTCTAGGGGCGGCGGGCCAGCAGGTGGGCATCGAGGAAGCCTCGCTCGGAGGCCGGGTCGTGGACCAGCCGAGCGAACGGGACGAGCCCGGCACCCGCCAGCAGCTCGGCAAACCGGTCCACCGGCCAGCTATAGGCGGGCGTCACCTTGTGGTCGAAGCGAACCGGCTCCGACCCGTCAGTCGCGAAGAACGAGACCAGGAGCAGGCCCCCTGGCGCCAGGACACGCACCTGCTCGGCGATCAGCGCGGGCAGTTCCCCGGGCGGGGTATGAATCATCGAGTAGTGGGCCAGCAAGCCACCGAGCGAGCCGTCCTCGACCGGCAGCGCCTCCATCTTCGCCTCATCGAACCGCAGCGCCGGATGGGCCCGGCGGGCGTGGTCGACCATGACCGGGGAGAGGTCGAGCCCGAAAGCGTCCAGTCCAAGGTCGTGCAGCATGGCCGTCAGATGTCCCGGCCCGCACCCGACGTCAGCTGCCCGCAAGTTCCCGTTCTCACGCACCAGTTCGGCGAAAGTGCCGATCATGCTCCGCGAGAACGGCTGCGTCTCCAACCGATTGGCAAACAACGATGCATACAGCTCGACGACCCCGTCATAGGCCGCCCTGGTCTCGTCCTGGTATCCCACGGGAGAGAAGCTAACACCGGCACACAACTGGCTGCCTGTCACACGGTCACGAACCGGCCCTAGCACCACAGGTGTTGTGATGCATAAACTCACCTACTAGGTCGCTGAGCAGCATCAACGTGAGACAGAACCCACGGCAACAGCATCGACCCCCAGAGAATCGACGTCCTCCTTGTCGGCCTGGACCATCGGGTACTGGCCGCCTGGCGTCGGCTGCACCGGCAGCCGGTCCAAGAGCGTCGCGTTGGAGAGGATCACCCCGCACGGGTGCATGGCGATGCCCCGCGGCAGCTTGTCCAGGCCTTCGGCCAGTTCCCACAGCGGCCCGAACGAGCTGGCTTCCGCCGCGAGCTGCTTCAGTTCCGGCAGCGTCGCGAGGGCGTCGCGGATGTCGCAGGCGCGGATGTGGGGGAACGACTTCGCGATCCGGTCGACCACCTGTTGCGCGATGCCCATGGCGAGGCCGGTGTCCCTGAGGGCGTGGCGGGCGCGGTAGGTCTCGGGCATGCCCGTCACGGCGACCCTGGCGGGGCCGAAGCGTTCGATGATCCGGTCGTAGACCTCCAGGCGGCGCGCGGACTTCACATCGACATCGATGTCCGGCAACGATGACCTCCGCTCCGACAGGAAGCGCTCGAACAGCAGGTCGTGGTCCAGAGGGTTGGCCGTCGCCACGAACAACGCATGATTGACCATCGAACCGGCACCCGACCCGCGGGCCGCGACGCGGATACCCATCGCGCGGACATCCGCGACGACCTGGGCGACCGCCAGGAAGTACGCCTCGTACTCCAGCTTCCCGATGACGCCGAGTTCGTAATCCAACTGCTCGACCCGGACGCCGAGCTGGTCGGCGAGGCCGACGGTTCGGGCGGCCAGCCGCAGCGAGCCCGGCCCCGTTCCGGGCACACCCCAGCACACCGTCTCCAGCCGGAGGTTCGCGCCGGCCACCTCCCGCCACGGCGCGATCAGCCGCTCGGCGAGGTCGGGCCGCCCCGCCGACAGGGCGCGCACTGGCTCCGAGACCGGCCCCAGCAGGACCAGCAGATCCTCGTCCGCGTACCGCCGCAGCGTCTCCCAGGACACCACCGGCGGTGCTTCCGCCGCATCGGCGTGCGCCGCGGACACCAGTCGGCACAGCCGCGCCCATCCCGCGGCGTTCCGAGCCAGCAGGGTGATCCGCAGCGGCGGCTCCACCACGTGCGCGCCTCCGCGTGCCGGGGTGCGGGGCCGGGGCGTGGAGCCGGGGCGGGCGGGGGTGTGGGGGGCGACTGCGACGTCAACGCCGAAGACGGGGCGGATGCCGGTAGAGGTGGCCGCCTTGGCGAAGCGGACGGCGCCGGACACGGTGTCGCGGTCGGTCAGGGCGAGCGTTTGGATCCCGCGCTCGGCGGCCCTGCGGACCAGGTCGTGAGGGTGGGAGGCGCCGTAGCGTGCCGAGTAGCCGCTCGCCACACGTGAGTCGAAGACTCGACGGGCCACGCGCGCGACCGCGGGAGAATGAAGATGCTGGCTTCTGGCCTGCGCAGGCAGGATCGCTCCATGTCGACCGACGTCAGCGGAATGATCGAATGCCGGCCAGGGGCCCGCCTGTGGGGCCCTGACGACGAGGACTCCGTGTGGGAGGTCGGCATCGATCTCTTCCTCCTCAACAGGGGCAACGCCTACGACGGCCTGGCCTGTCTCTTCGGGATCCGCAACTCCTTCGGCTTCCGTCCCCTGGCGGAGGGTCGTGGCTTCCCGGACGACGCCTCGGCTAGGCTGCGAGGTGAGTTCGCCGGCTACGGCGGCCCTCATGATGTGCACGGGACCACGTGGCTGACCTGGGCCGAGCTGGACACCACGGACTGGCAAGAAACCGACGCCTCAGGCACACGAACCCGCGCCTCAGCCGCAGGGATCGACACCGACTGGGGCCGGGTCTGGAGCGTCATGCGCATCCTCAGCGAAGTCCATGAGGCCGAGAACGTACGCCTTGTCGTCTGGTTCCACTGACGCATGGCTGAGTACCTGGTTGGCCCCGAGGCGGCCGGCCTGGCCTGGAAGGTTGAGCCCTCAGACGTCCGTGTGATCATGGAGGCGTTG
This region of Streptomyces sp. NBC_00513 genomic DNA includes:
- a CDS encoding barstar family protein, translating into MKYLLVQEDEDGVEQLWGRCAGVEGLFVDPVPPPREILTLRGCSPDDFLSEVLAEPGVSFRGLGDVGVEVWDDEQPVQWWTLVDAVVVAHQPHPGDPARYDIVLGAGVRNDESFFEVPATPRFELFAGTTVAAASAGRCSDVDGLFNPRADPAPVSMELIGCEATEPLLVGTQRPRRWTRGWADLLVLDRHGAVMASRSVGLAITGARPSVLGDGLEDITLTDGGADRPSSAARSIWAEWYQGPPEAPNMWAPYDSQGRAAWLDLTTRAWRVPAPRPDRSGGEYHLDGRFVTDVPGLHCAIAEALLGPGRYFGREWNAFKDCLCGGFGVAPPFTLTWHDSEVARRALADVVEDPEGQLSYFEEIVQLLERRGVTVVLR
- a CDS encoding IS5 family transposase (programmed frameshift), encoding MSADLVPDDLWERVAPLLPERPPRRHRYPGRRPVDDRAALRAIVYVLCKSVSWRDVPAERFGCSGVTAWRRLRDWTEAGVWPRLHEVLLAELRAAGLLDMDDVAIDASHVRALKRGAHTGPSPVDRARPGSKHHLIVDRHGTPLIVSLTSGNRHDVTQLMPLLDAIPRIRGLRGRPRHRPRRLFADRGYDFDKYRRLLRARGITPKIARRGTLHGSGLGKTRWVVERTFAWLHQFKRLRIRYEIRADLHLGLLQLACSIICLRRLRTSF
- a CDS encoding tyrosine-type recombinase/integrase translates to MLWLKWTPGRGGNAPVVVPGPGAKPVRGEIRVNKVLTAVRMFLLYGVTNKLVPASVLEQIYEVGDTRDLPEAAQGESDGMRLRLRARHRVQEPETDIDRASDEEVVAMFLACRSARDRLTLLLLSRVGLRPGQVAGLYRSDCHLLIDSRPLGCDIEGAHVHIARRQNENGAWSKSKKTWAMPVDFLVVQAFDQYALERHEQLPSSDSDFLLINLFRPPYGKPVTTDAIGELCESLSRRAGLGRIITPRMCRHAMASNVADAGGSLDEVQALLGQKNPHSPRPYLHPSRARLRDAIERVPSPRLQFGGEGR
- a CDS encoding DUF6262 family protein, with the translated sequence MIEGKRADSARRRERVLKAIDAAAKNGGDITVSGLARAARVDRTFLYRHPDLLERVHAAANTPVEEGRTAAVSRTSLQTDLTNALERNKRFAARVRQLESRLSSQLGDAIWAESGLGAPVDIDHLQRRIALLEQEVAAKQGELDERTEELEAARAANRELTRALNHRP
- a CDS encoding class I SAM-dependent methyltransferase gives rise to the protein MGYQDETRAAYDGVVELYASLFANRLETQPFSRSMIGTFAELVRENGNLRAADVGCGPGHLTAMLHDLGLDAFGLDLSPVMVDHARRAHPALRFDEAKMEALPVEDGSLGGLLAHYSMIHTPPGELPALIAEQVRVLAPGGLLLVSFFATDGSEPVRFDHKVTPAYSWPVDRFAELLAGAGLVPFARLVHDPASERGFLDAHLLARRP